One Tachypleus tridentatus isolate NWPU-2018 chromosome 3, ASM421037v1, whole genome shotgun sequence DNA window includes the following coding sequences:
- the LOC143246343 gene encoding nostrin-like isoform X3, with the protein MKSQKLSFICTKETERMKDQNLESRSSKGKIITDKDMSKLEAKRRKAEEAMVKADYDYYNNCIKAERVRQEWESAVFQACTQFQEMEEKKLVHLQEFVQKYANHLSVLGPKMVQDYDKLSEVVSKLDVEGDIQCEIKSRQTGPNCPEQRLPDFYAEDMSNLMNKDRRKESLQKFFNMLKRDTELERKGKEGVEHLARVFHETPNFGNADAQQEVTEKLYHGIIHSVLKLPDVGRTQLFSNDWSENDDLAETDRGSGDGISLPQSDCDEAAFNHVSEIYVNIQTLQLIDSEPVGECQALYPYQAKLEDELTIFTGDIIKILKKCDTNWWKGELNGTIGLFPSTYVEEL; encoded by the exons ATGAAGTCTCAAAAGCTGTCTTTTATTTGTACGAAAGAAACTGAGCGAATGAAGGATCAGAACTTAGAAAGTAGGAGTAGCAAAGGAAAAATTATCACAGATAAAGACATGAGTAAG TTGGAAGCTAAACGTAGAAAAGCAGAGGAAGCCATGGTAAAAGCTGATTATGACTACTACAATAACTGTATAAAAGCTGAGAGGGTACGACAGGAATGGGAATCGGCTGTTTTTCAAGCATGCACCCAGTTTCAAGAGATGGAAGAAAAGAAACTTGTCCATTTGCAGGAATTTGTTCAAAAGTATGCCAACCACCTCAGTGTGCTTGGACCTAAGATGGTTcag gATTATGACAAATTAAGCGAAGTTGTGTCTAAGCTTGATGTAGAAGGAGATATTCAGTGTGAAATAAAATCTAGACAAACAGGGCCTAACTGTCCTGAGCAACGTCTTCCAGATTTTTAT GCAGAAGACATGAGCAACCTCATGAATAAAGACAGAAGAAAAGAGTctttacaaaaattctttaatatGCTGAAGCGTGATACAGAGttagaaagaaaaggaaaagaag GAGTTGAACATCTAGCAAGAGTGTTTCATGAGACACCAAATTTTGGTAATGCAGATGCTCAACAAGAAGTGACTGAGAAATTGTATCAT GGTATAATTCATTCAGTGTTAAAGCTACCAGATGTAGGAAGAACTCAGCTTTTTAGTAATGACTGGTCTGAAAATGATGATTTAGCAGAAACAGACAGAGGTTCAGGTGATGGGATATCTTTACCACAAAGTGATTGTGATG AAGCTGCCTTCAATCATGTTTCCGAAATTTATGTCAACATTCAGACTCTACAACTTATCGACAGTGAACCTGTGGGAGAATGCCAAGCGTTATACCCCTATCAGGCTAAACTAGAAGATGAACTTACAATTTTTACAG GTGACATAATAAAAATTCTTAAGAAGTGTGACACAAACTGGTGGAAAGGAGAACTAAATGGTACAATAGGTCTTTTTCCATCAACCTATGTGGAAGAATTATAG
- the LOC143246343 gene encoding nostrin-like isoform X1: MKSQKLSFICTKETERMKDQNLESRSSKGKIITDKDMSKLEAKRRKAEEAMVKADYDYYNNCIKAERVRQEWESAVFQACTQFQEMEEKKLVHLQEFVQKYANHLSVLGPKMVQDYDKLSEVVSKLDVEGDIQCEIKSRQTGPNCPEQRLPDFYAEDMSNLMNKDRRKESLQKFFNMLKRDTELERKGKEGVEHLARVFHETPNFGNADAQQEVTEKLYHLRAMLAFFEASLHKVECALTNLDENSKPTHPLTAHIDQYRDKQGIIHSVLKLPDVGRTQLFSNDWSENDDLAETDRGSGDGISLPQSDCDEAAFNHVSEIYVNIQTLQLIDSEPVGECQALYPYQAKLEDELTIFTGDIIKILKKCDTNWWKGELNGTIGLFPSTYVEEL; the protein is encoded by the exons ATGAAGTCTCAAAAGCTGTCTTTTATTTGTACGAAAGAAACTGAGCGAATGAAGGATCAGAACTTAGAAAGTAGGAGTAGCAAAGGAAAAATTATCACAGATAAAGACATGAGTAAG TTGGAAGCTAAACGTAGAAAAGCAGAGGAAGCCATGGTAAAAGCTGATTATGACTACTACAATAACTGTATAAAAGCTGAGAGGGTACGACAGGAATGGGAATCGGCTGTTTTTCAAGCATGCACCCAGTTTCAAGAGATGGAAGAAAAGAAACTTGTCCATTTGCAGGAATTTGTTCAAAAGTATGCCAACCACCTCAGTGTGCTTGGACCTAAGATGGTTcag gATTATGACAAATTAAGCGAAGTTGTGTCTAAGCTTGATGTAGAAGGAGATATTCAGTGTGAAATAAAATCTAGACAAACAGGGCCTAACTGTCCTGAGCAACGTCTTCCAGATTTTTAT GCAGAAGACATGAGCAACCTCATGAATAAAGACAGAAGAAAAGAGTctttacaaaaattctttaatatGCTGAAGCGTGATACAGAGttagaaagaaaaggaaaagaag GAGTTGAACATCTAGCAAGAGTGTTTCATGAGACACCAAATTTTGGTAATGCAGATGCTCAACAAGAAGTGACTGAGAAATTGTATCAT CTTCGTGCAATGTTGGCTTTCTTTGAAGCTTCTCTCCATAAAGTGGAATGTGCCCTTACTAACCTGGATGAGAACAGTAAACCAACTCACCCATTAACTGCACATATAGACCAGTACAGAGACAaacag GGTATAATTCATTCAGTGTTAAAGCTACCAGATGTAGGAAGAACTCAGCTTTTTAGTAATGACTGGTCTGAAAATGATGATTTAGCAGAAACAGACAGAGGTTCAGGTGATGGGATATCTTTACCACAAAGTGATTGTGATG AAGCTGCCTTCAATCATGTTTCCGAAATTTATGTCAACATTCAGACTCTACAACTTATCGACAGTGAACCTGTGGGAGAATGCCAAGCGTTATACCCCTATCAGGCTAAACTAGAAGATGAACTTACAATTTTTACAG GTGACATAATAAAAATTCTTAAGAAGTGTGACACAAACTGGTGGAAAGGAGAACTAAATGGTACAATAGGTCTTTTTCCATCAACCTATGTGGAAGAATTATAG
- the LOC143246343 gene encoding nostrin-like isoform X2 produces the protein MKSQKLSFICTKETERMKDQNLESRSSKGKIITDKDMSKLEAKRRKAEEAMVKADYDYYNNCIKAERVRQEWESAVFQACTQFQEMEEKKLVHLQEFVQKYANHLSVLGPKMVQAEDMSNLMNKDRRKESLQKFFNMLKRDTELERKGKEGVEHLARVFHETPNFGNADAQQEVTEKLYHLRAMLAFFEASLHKVECALTNLDENSKPTHPLTAHIDQYRDKQGIIHSVLKLPDVGRTQLFSNDWSENDDLAETDRGSGDGISLPQSDCDEAAFNHVSEIYVNIQTLQLIDSEPVGECQALYPYQAKLEDELTIFTGDIIKILKKCDTNWWKGELNGTIGLFPSTYVEEL, from the exons ATGAAGTCTCAAAAGCTGTCTTTTATTTGTACGAAAGAAACTGAGCGAATGAAGGATCAGAACTTAGAAAGTAGGAGTAGCAAAGGAAAAATTATCACAGATAAAGACATGAGTAAG TTGGAAGCTAAACGTAGAAAAGCAGAGGAAGCCATGGTAAAAGCTGATTATGACTACTACAATAACTGTATAAAAGCTGAGAGGGTACGACAGGAATGGGAATCGGCTGTTTTTCAAGCATGCACCCAGTTTCAAGAGATGGAAGAAAAGAAACTTGTCCATTTGCAGGAATTTGTTCAAAAGTATGCCAACCACCTCAGTGTGCTTGGACCTAAGATGGTTcag GCAGAAGACATGAGCAACCTCATGAATAAAGACAGAAGAAAAGAGTctttacaaaaattctttaatatGCTGAAGCGTGATACAGAGttagaaagaaaaggaaaagaag GAGTTGAACATCTAGCAAGAGTGTTTCATGAGACACCAAATTTTGGTAATGCAGATGCTCAACAAGAAGTGACTGAGAAATTGTATCAT CTTCGTGCAATGTTGGCTTTCTTTGAAGCTTCTCTCCATAAAGTGGAATGTGCCCTTACTAACCTGGATGAGAACAGTAAACCAACTCACCCATTAACTGCACATATAGACCAGTACAGAGACAaacag GGTATAATTCATTCAGTGTTAAAGCTACCAGATGTAGGAAGAACTCAGCTTTTTAGTAATGACTGGTCTGAAAATGATGATTTAGCAGAAACAGACAGAGGTTCAGGTGATGGGATATCTTTACCACAAAGTGATTGTGATG AAGCTGCCTTCAATCATGTTTCCGAAATTTATGTCAACATTCAGACTCTACAACTTATCGACAGTGAACCTGTGGGAGAATGCCAAGCGTTATACCCCTATCAGGCTAAACTAGAAGATGAACTTACAATTTTTACAG GTGACATAATAAAAATTCTTAAGAAGTGTGACACAAACTGGTGGAAAGGAGAACTAAATGGTACAATAGGTCTTTTTCCATCAACCTATGTGGAAGAATTATAG
- the LOC143246343 gene encoding nostrin-like isoform X4 produces the protein MVKADYDYYNNCIKAERVRQEWESAVFQACTQFQEMEEKKLVHLQEFVQKYANHLSVLGPKMVQDYDKLSEVVSKLDVEGDIQCEIKSRQTGPNCPEQRLPDFYAEDMSNLMNKDRRKESLQKFFNMLKRDTELERKGKEGVEHLARVFHETPNFGNADAQQEVTEKLYHLRAMLAFFEASLHKVECALTNLDENSKPTHPLTAHIDQYRDKQGIIHSVLKLPDVGRTQLFSNDWSENDDLAETDRGSGDGISLPQSDCDEAAFNHVSEIYVNIQTLQLIDSEPVGECQALYPYQAKLEDELTIFTGDIIKILKKCDTNWWKGELNGTIGLFPSTYVEEL, from the exons ATGGTAAAAGCTGATTATGACTACTACAATAACTGTATAAAAGCTGAGAGGGTACGACAGGAATGGGAATCGGCTGTTTTTCAAGCATGCACCCAGTTTCAAGAGATGGAAGAAAAGAAACTTGTCCATTTGCAGGAATTTGTTCAAAAGTATGCCAACCACCTCAGTGTGCTTGGACCTAAGATGGTTcag gATTATGACAAATTAAGCGAAGTTGTGTCTAAGCTTGATGTAGAAGGAGATATTCAGTGTGAAATAAAATCTAGACAAACAGGGCCTAACTGTCCTGAGCAACGTCTTCCAGATTTTTAT GCAGAAGACATGAGCAACCTCATGAATAAAGACAGAAGAAAAGAGTctttacaaaaattctttaatatGCTGAAGCGTGATACAGAGttagaaagaaaaggaaaagaag GAGTTGAACATCTAGCAAGAGTGTTTCATGAGACACCAAATTTTGGTAATGCAGATGCTCAACAAGAAGTGACTGAGAAATTGTATCAT CTTCGTGCAATGTTGGCTTTCTTTGAAGCTTCTCTCCATAAAGTGGAATGTGCCCTTACTAACCTGGATGAGAACAGTAAACCAACTCACCCATTAACTGCACATATAGACCAGTACAGAGACAaacag GGTATAATTCATTCAGTGTTAAAGCTACCAGATGTAGGAAGAACTCAGCTTTTTAGTAATGACTGGTCTGAAAATGATGATTTAGCAGAAACAGACAGAGGTTCAGGTGATGGGATATCTTTACCACAAAGTGATTGTGATG AAGCTGCCTTCAATCATGTTTCCGAAATTTATGTCAACATTCAGACTCTACAACTTATCGACAGTGAACCTGTGGGAGAATGCCAAGCGTTATACCCCTATCAGGCTAAACTAGAAGATGAACTTACAATTTTTACAG GTGACATAATAAAAATTCTTAAGAAGTGTGACACAAACTGGTGGAAAGGAGAACTAAATGGTACAATAGGTCTTTTTCCATCAACCTATGTGGAAGAATTATAG